Genomic DNA from Brienomyrus brachyistius isolate T26 chromosome 22, BBRACH_0.4, whole genome shotgun sequence:
CCCATTCGCAGCCACTGCAGGGAAACAGATGGAACCAACCTTTtaaaaattgtaaccatagtaataataataaagtttcAAATGCCGATCATGTCACAGGACGGGAGGCCTTGAGAAAACCAAGTCAGCATTAGGCGTCGTAAGCGGGGAAAATCACGGAAATGTGAAAATCGTGCAAATCGTGAGCGGTTCCTCTCCAAGTGTCAGCAAAGCGAACGGTATAATCTGTGACATTCATCCAGATCTACACTTGCGCCTCCAGTCAGGTTAATGGTTTTTGCATTTGGTCTTGTTTTGATAAATTCATGGTCACCTTTATACAGTTTAATACGGCATTCTTATCGATGACTAAGGGACGCCGCGGGATTTACCAATGAGGATGAGTTGTTTATGTAGTTAAAGAGCCATTATGTTTGTTACTGCGTCCTTTCAAGCACATCCAAAGGCGACTGCTAAACGCAGCCAAACGACCAGCTCAGTCGAGCCCCCTAACCCTGCAGGAAACGGTTCGTGGGAACAGGCCCTGGTAGCTGGAGCTGGTCCAGACTGCAGGCCTCCTCATTCCTACATCTGCCTCTCTTCCCTTTCACCGCATGGACCTCTCCGTATCGGTATACGGTCGCGGTCCCCGGTCCAGGTCCCAGTCCCGGTCCCAGTCCCGGTCCCGGTCCCGGTCCCGGTCCGAACACTGAGGCATGCATTCACATTAGCAGGTATACCCTGAGCCTAGACTTTTTGAAGCTTTGGGTTCTGGTCGAAACAAACGCGGCGGACCTACTTTATAGCTGTAATTAACGTCtgagttttattttaattttgtttctACATTTTATCTCGAGGCCACGCGCTTTTCTGGTGTCCCTTGTCAGTGTTTCAACAGGCATGCATTAAGAAGCTCAAAATAAAAGCCAACCAGGGGTATATCTCAGGGCTATGCTCTTTTGCAGACTGCTTACCTATGAAGAGTGCTTGTTCACCAGCTCTGACGCTTCCTGAGGTGCTCTTTGGGAAGCTGTGTTGGGGCCAGGCCTTGCTTGCTACTAGCATCCTAACTAGATCCTACTTCAAGTCTTACTTTTAACTACaagaattccatccatccaaagaATTCCCCCTGCTACCATCAGCACTATTCAGATGATTTTCTGATTCTCGGTTCCGCACAGTGCTTGTTTTGTCACACTGTATCCCGGCTGGTTAATGGCTACAGTAGCTGTCAAAAGATTGGACACAGAGTCTAAGAAGAGTGGTAGtattgcatcacatgacctggccacctgacctaaacacagtagaagTAGttttggaaaagcatcccaggaggccacctcatgaaactggcatagtggagacagtagggtcaggcAGTTCATGGagcaatggtgggatcactctgctgacccagggcattgaacctgcaaccttctgaggTCCAACCTACAGAGCTGccccacacaaaaaaaaaaggttattaataCTTATTTGGTCAGTGCATAGATATTATATTATAGTTTTGATAACTTTATAGTTATTcttaaatgtagaaaatagtatgAGTAAACCTTTATAtgagtaggtgtgtccaaagtTTTGACTGGTATTACTTGTATAGGATTGCCAATTTCAGTCTAAAGAAATACAGAACATGATGATAAAATTTGCTGACCGGGAAGAGGGGAATTCCCAGCGATACCATTTGCCCAGATATGGCGCAAATCGCATCCCTTATTAGTTAAATTCAGATGATCCTGTAACACATGGGGTGGGTGGCAACTGTAGCTATGTACTTCAAACATAAAAATTGAATAAGAAAGTAGTGTCCGGGGAGTGGCTTAGCCCTGTGCCTTTCGCGGCCTGGATAGGCACCAGACCCTCCCTTGACAAGTGGATAAGTGGTTGTGAGACGGATGAACAGGTGGCTAGATTTCCTGTTAAATGTCACCTACATTCTGCATGTACTGTTTGTAATGATTGAACCGGATAACATGACTGTAGATAATGTTTAGAGGATGGtgagtgggggaggggctgagcAGCCTAAGTCTCTTTGCCCCTGACCTGAAGCTTGTCTGTTCAagccccagccttggcagaacagtcacatgtccatgggtccttgagcaaagcccttagcccccagctccaggggttcTGTGTGgtggctgtgaccccccccccccccccccaaactatgGAGGGCGAGATGGGGGAGGCACAGAGAAGAATTCcagtgtacttgtgcaaatggcaagtaAAGGGTTTATCATTTTTCTGCGTTTTGCTCTTACCAGTCGGCGTGGCGACAGAGCTGTCCTGTCCGCGTAGAAGCCACAAGGTCTCAGAAACGTTCCATTTCAGCTGTCTTTGATGCTTCTGATCTTTAATTATGGATGTAATCAGTAATAAGTCAAGGTCAATTAGTTAATTAAGGGTCAATTACAAGAATAATTCTAATGGCGGCTAAAAGGTTCATGCGTAAAAACGGACTTCTTCCCTCCATTACTGCTTAGCGACAGCAGTCCGAATTGAAAGTCCTAAGCTATTTTCCTGCTGAGGAAGAATAATTACTTTGCACAGGCCCACTAATGAAATGCCAGATTACTCATAACCCATGACTCCCAAGTGTTGATCGCACTTCCTGGAAGGCAATCTGGAAACAATCTTCGGCAAGCCCTCGATTCCTCTGTCTGCCGAGGCTTGTCCCTCGCATAAACACCACGGGCTCAGTCACGGTGTTTCTTCCTAACCCTTCAAACCAAGCATTCTGGATTCTGTACAACTAGGAACAAACATAAATAAGTTCTGACCACAGTCTCTGACCTGACGTATAGTTCTATACTGGAATTTAAGAGGTTTATAATAATGAGCAGGAAAGGAGGGCAAGAGAGGTCAGTCTGAGGAAGCTGCCTTCTCTTTATGTCTATGCATGCCCTCTGCTGCTGTGTGGCCTGCTTCAGAACATCAGTGGGCTGCAGTTTCCTTTTTAGGGCCTGTGGAGTGTGAGCTTGCAGTGTGAGAGCCTGACAGAGGCTGCTGTCTTTTTTATCCATAAAGAAGGCAGTAACAATAGAGACGAACAGTAACTTTCCTGTTCTCCATTGTGTTGTTGTCTATCACTTCCCCCGTCTTTACACACGTTTGAAATGGTCGCAGTGCTTTCAGATAGACCCATGTTGTTATTTTAAGGTCACACGGGCAATGGATATGCCAGTTCTGATTGCGGTGTTTATTTTAGCGTGGCGTTCTattgggtggtgcagtggttagcactgttacctcacacctctgggacccgggttcgagtctccaccatggctccatgtgtgtggagtttgcatgttctcctcgtgtcgttgtggggttttctttaggtactccggtttctccccacagtccaagaatGTGCTGAacttaattggagttgcccgctggtgtgaatggtgtgtgagtgaatggtgtgtgagtgtgccctgtgatgggttggcaccccgttctgggctgtttcctgccttgtgcccatagtctCTAGACCCCCCTGAAATAGGACAAgtcgtttcagaaaatggatgggtgttgTTCTATCTTTAGCCGTGTAAATAAAGTCGTGAAAAATGAGCGGGGACAGTTTTGTGATTTGATTGTTAGTGTCAGAAATCTTGCATGGATCAGTTAGAAATATTTCACTAGATCTACGGCTGAAAGGTGACTTCAGAGGTAACACCTGCTAAAAATGGTTCTTGTGCATGTAGATGTAAGTAAATCAGAATAAGGATCCAGTTGGCTAAGCATGTTCAAACATACAGGAAATTTTTACAGCAGATACAAAGTTGCAACAAGGCTAGTCAATTGTCACATACAATtcaattgatatatatatacaacGTGTATAACCTCTAGAGAAGGCAGACATGATCAgtgggggtggatgagaaatCGTTTGTTTTTTGCTTGGGACAGCAGTTTCCCTGAAAGTCTGCATCAACAGAATGACAGACATTTGGGTTAAATGCTAACCGCAGAGTGCTGACCTCATATCAGTTTGTTTTGTTGGAGGTGCCAAGCACACCAGTttctgtacttttggtacttcaagaaagtacCAAATGTTCAGTACTTCAAGGTGCTGGTGTTGCACTTGCATGAAAATCGGTCCCggtgctgaatgacatcacagcggCAGGTGGGGTATTTGGTACTGAATTCGGAAAATGATTGTAGTATGTTATAGGGCTGGACAATGTGTGATATTCTTACCAAtattgcatgttatgcacatgcaattcttaTATGTctagtcagctagattaagattAAGATCTTCTTACCTTCAGTTCTGTATGGCCATTATAGTGCAGGGCGTCTAAGTTTCACTCAAACAAAAACTGAGCAAATttagcaattttaatgattattcctttCCAAGATACTAGAACAAGATTCTAGTACAGTCTCCCCGCAGATTGCGCTGGGGTTGCATTTTGATAAACCTATTGTAagatgaaaatgcattttaatacagtaaacCTAACCTCACAAGCATggcctagcctagcctaccttaaacatgcttagaacacttacattagcctacagttggggcaaatcattaacacaaagtctactttataataaaatgttgaatatctcatgtaatttattgaataatgtactgaaagtggaaaaacattttcCCATCGTCTATTACGAAATTTCGTAACATGGACCATCGTAAACCGAGGAGTGTCTGTGTAAAGTCATGAGCGCTGCATGCATTCTCTGAGACAACCAGAATAGTTTTTGTCCTTGCTCCTTGACTGGTTTGTGAATaacttttttgctttataaataccccaGAATTTATGGTATTAAAACAAAATCCCATTGCGATATTTGAAAAATTCCATGCTGTTCTAGTCTGTTATACAAAATTCTTTATTTCTTTTCATGTCATCCTGATCTTCTTCAGTTCTTGTGCACAAGAACTTGTGGACAGTTGATCTTGTGCAGTTCTAACCAGATCACAATTTAAGCTTGGGTCTCTTCATTTGTCCATTTGTTCATTTCTTTTCTGAGTtcgcaattttttttaaagacagcAGTTGTTCCTTGTTTCAGcgacaggctatttgcataaacaGTCGACACAGAAAGTGTTCCAACCCCCACCCAGAAGTATCAAAAAAGTACCCCAGTTGGTTTGGTACTTAGGTACTGGAACCTTTGGTACTGGTGCTCCAccggaagtcagtggaaaaaggaaGGTACCGAGAAGAACCTGgtgcctggtgcagtggaaaagccgcCTAATTGCTGTGACCTTTAAACTGAAACATGAAGAAGCTACTTATTTTATTTCTTGCAGGTTTTGTGGGCCTCGTTCTTCGACTATATGTGAACATTTTCACTACGTGATGATTTTTAGTATTCCAACACCTTCCCCTCTGTGCTCCACATGAGTGCATGTAGCCCCTCCCACCCAATTCTTTAATCTCTTTTCTCAGGGGACCACCGGGGATAAAAGTGGGTGGGGAACCACAGTGCTTTAACAGCTGTTTCTTACACCTCCAGCAACTGAGAGCTATGAAACTGTGCACAGGAAGTCAAAACCAGCCACAAGTGCTGTGATTGGTGGCCTCCCCCTGCAGACTCTTAAAATATTCTTCGGTGTTTATGCTGTTCCTCTATTGTGCGGCAAAGAGAGAGTCACTGCCTCAGTAGGACGACCTGCTGTACAAATGCTGCAGTACTAGtggaaaaaaaagtgtttttttatgaTAGATTTAATGAGATGAGATGGTACCTTATTGAACTCTGCAGGGAAATTAGGGCATCTGCAATGTGTGACATTCAAAGATACAgccctggaaaaaattaagagaccaaaattttcagtttcacacatttctcagtttatgggcaTGCGCCTGTGTGCAATATACATAATTTTTTTGTGAACTGCAGCCTGACtctttcctgcttctcattatTAAGGGCCTCTTCCTtgttttatgggacttcagtcctgattctaggagcctgatacgacCTGTCCtatcagtgcacttcacactatGTAATGTTTCCCATTGTTTTTGAAGGTCATTTGAGGTCTtcctctgatttatgaggcactgcctgACTTCTCTGGCATTAGGAAGTTACTTCCGCTCCTGGCTGGTtttttggtcattcccagtgtctccagcttcaccttattcttctgtactgctgtcttaggaacattgagcctggaagcagcctgctgtgcagtgtagccttctgccagcagaaccaggattaaaccaggacttAAAAATGCACTTCATTTAATATAAAGTGggctctatttttttttccagagatgTATTTATGAATGCTGAATACTAAATTCTGACATCAAGGCAAATCATTTTATTGTCGACATGTGTAGTTGGCTCAGCAGAGGAGTGGGTAGCGATTTGACCTCGTGGCTCCAGGGTTGGTGTTTCGAATCCTGTGCTTAGCTCTCTTTTATGTTTGCACAGGTAACCTCTGGGTGCTGCAGTCTCACAACTGCTGTCTAAAtctgtgtttcccaacccggtcctcggggacgcCCAGGCAGCCCTACATTTTTGCCAGCTCCCAGCTCCCAAGAACACCAAACTCCTGGTACAGAGAGCTGAAAGGGACCAAAACGTGgtctgtctgcaggtccccgtggaatgggttgggaaacactgctctaaattGCTTATAATGTGTGTAACTCTGCCCCGTGCTGGACTGGTGTCCTATCTAGGGTGATCACCTAAGCCATGTCAGGGAGACACTATGAGCTACTTCGGGTTTTACagactactttaaaactgaaaggctcctgtgctcggctaattagttcagttcttctttattactggtttgtttccttgaatgaaagactcatccagccaAAGAGACACCCTGTCCTAGCTGACATGGATTAGATGGTCACCCTAATCCTACCCAGGGAGTCCCCTACTTTATGCACGGTGCATCCTGGGATAGTCTTAAGGTTCACCATGACCCTGCACCAAACAAGCAGATATATGTAATCTGTTCTCGTATCTGGCTGTGGATCTGCTTTATCAGTAATAACGGcacgttttttttccctcccctgTAGGATGGTTCCAAGCAGAAGCAGGTGCGCAAGAAGACTGTGTCCTTCAGTTCCATGCCCAACGATCGCAAGAtcaacagcactgctgcttgcataTCCTTCATGATGGAGGGCTGCGAGATGAAGAAAGTGCGCTCCAACTCCCGCATGTACAACCGGTACTTCCTGCTGGATTCGGATATGCACTGGCTTCGGTGGGAGCCCTCTAAGAAGGACTCGGAGAAGGCCAAACTGGAGATCAAGAGTATCAAAGAGGTGCGGCTAGGAAAGAAGACCCCAGTTCTGCGCAGCAATGGACTGTCTGAGCAGTTCCCTGAGGAGTGCGCGTTCTCCATTATCTATGGGGAAAATTATGAGTCATTAGACCTGGTGGCCAGTACAGCCGACGTGGTCAGCACCTGGGTTATGGGCCTTCGGTATCTCGTCTCCTACGGCAGGCACACGGTGGGCGTTATCGAGCCCAGTCAGCCCAGCTTGAGAACGTCCTGGATCGGATCAGTGTTCGAGTTGGCCGACGTAGCAAAGGAGGGCCAGATTGACGTCTTCAGAGCCACCCAGATCATCAAGGGACTGAACCCTGGAATGAAGGCTTCTCGGATAGAGCTGAAGTTTAAAGAGCTACAAAAAGCTAAAGACCAGTATGGGGAGAAAATAAATGTAGAAATATTTACAGAGGCCTACTGTGAGTTGTGCACACGGCCAGAGATATTCTTTCTTCTGGTGCAGTTCTCTAGCAATAAGGAGTACCTAGATTGCAAGGACCTAATGCTGTTCGTTGAAGTAGAACAAGGGGTGGAGGGGGTCTCCGAAGAGATGTGTAGAAATATAGTCCAGAAGTACGAGCCGTCAACAGAGGGCAGAGAACGAGGATATCTTTCCATTGATGGCTTCACACATTACCTCCTTTCATCTGAGTGCCACATATTCGACCCCCAGCACAAACAGGTCTGTCAGGACATGACGCAGCCATTGTCACACTACTATATTAATTCGTCACACAATGCTTCTCTACTTGAGGACCACTTCTGGGGATCCTCGGACATCGGTAATTATATCCGGGCCCTTAAGATGGGCTGCCGGAGTCTGGAGGTTGTAGTCTGGGATGGTCCTGACAATGAACCTCTTGTATATGTTGGGAGCTCAGTAGCCTCCCAGTTAGCTTTTTCCAAAATCTTAGATGTCATCAATCAGTTTGCCTTTGAGAGCTCTGAGTACCCCTTGATTCTCTGCCTGGTAACCCACTGCTCTCTACTCCAGCAAAAGGTTATGGCACAACACATGAAGAAGATCTTAGGGGATAAGCTATACATGGAGCCCCCTAAGGCAGATGAGCATTACTTGCCCTCTCCTGAGAAACTTAAGGGGAAAATCCTTCTTAAGGGGAAGCGTTTGCCATCTAACTATCCAGATTCAGAGGGGGAAGTGACAGATGAGGAAGAAGGAATGGAGATGTGCAGGAGAGTTGGGTCAGATGAGAATTATCACATCAATGGGGTGGGCATCAAAAGGCTGAAGCTCTGCAAGGATCTTTCCGATCTGGTGTCCTTGTGTAAATCTGTGCAGTTCAGGGACTTTGAAACTTCAAAGAGAGACCAGAAATATTGGGAGATATGCTCTTTCAATGAAGTCATTGCCAACAGGTTTGCCAATGAATTCCCAGAAGATTTTGTTTGTTACAACAAGAGGTTCCTTTCAAGGGTGTACCCAACCCCCATGAGAATTGATGCTAGTAACATGAACCCTCAGGACTTCTGGAAGTGTGGATGTCAGATTGTAGCCATGAACTACCAGACACCAGGTCTGATGATGGACCTCAACCAGGGCTGGTTCAGGCAAAATGGAAACTGTGGTTATGTGTTACGTCCAGCCATCATGAGAGAAGAAGTATCGTATTTTAGCGCGAATGCTAGGGACTCGCTGCCAGGTGTGTCTGCTCAGTTACTGCACATCAAGGTCATCAGTGGCCAAAATCTGCCCAAACCACGCGGGTCAGCCGCCAAAGGAGATGTGGTAGAGCCCTACATCTATGTGGAGATACACGGAATTCCCGCAGACTGTGCCGAGCAGAGGACTAAGACTATCTCGAAAAATGGGGACAACCCCATCTTTGATGAGAGCTTTCAGTTCCAGATCAACCTTCCCGAGCTGGCTGTGCTGCGCTTTGTGGTGCTCGATGATGAGTACATCGGGGACGAGTTCATCGGCCAGTACACCATACCCTTCGAGTGTCTGCAGCCCGGGTATCGCCATGTTCCCTTGCAGTCCTTGACGGGGGAATTCCTTCCCAACACTCTGCTGTTTGTGCACATTGCTATCACCAACCGCAGGGGTGGGGGCAAAGGCCACAAGAAGGGGCTTTCAGTGCGAAAGAGCAagaaggccagggaatacacGTCCACCAAGTCCACGGGCATCAAGGTAGTGGATGAGCTCTTCAGAGCTTCTACACAGCCTCTGAGGGAAGCTACCGATCTTAGAGAAAACGTTCAGGTATGTTTTTGGTTCTTTGTTGGTGGTGTTGGTTGTATCATTTGGGGTATGTGAGTTTTATTGTGAGTTATTAATTCCCAGTACTTGATTGCTTACCCTTTATTGTAAGAAATTGTCGTTTTATTAGTTGCTAATTTATATAACTGGCGCTTATGGCTTTTCTGAATTCTAGGCAGAAACGAAACATCCAAATTTGGAATCGTGTCTGTTTTTCCAAGTCACTGATTGCATTAAATTAACATCAATTAAAAGAATACGAAATTATACAAATTGACGTCATATAATTATTGACTTTTTGAAGTGGTCGCTATCTGTATCAGCACCTTTATGCCTGTATTACAGATAGCAAATGAGAGGTCCGTTCCTTTTTTCAGGGCTATCACTGTATTGCAGTGTAcagcactgttgcctgacaGCTCTACAGTTGGGAGTTTGACTCTCACAGCTGCTCCGTTTGtgttgagtttgcatgctctcctctAAAGTGTCCTTCTGTACTATTGAGAAACATGCGGTTACGCCAttttggcatctctaaattgcccatactgCTTGTGAGTTTGTGCTGTACAATCGACCGGCACCCCTTTGGGGGGTGCGCctgtcctgtgctcactgctGCCTATCATAGGCTCTGAGTTTCCTGTAACCCTGTCTAGcagtttgaagatggatgaattgTTACGATTATATTTATTAATGGTCATGGTGCAGGCCACCATCTGTCCCATCGATCTTGTTGTTCTCCACTGTACATTTCATGGCTcagtatatatttctttttgatCCTCTTCTCTGGCATggaattatttcattatttcctGTATTGGATAAATAATGGATACATTTCAGAATATTTTATAGCTTCAGGCTAGAAGGATTTTTCAACAAAACCTCTGAAGAAATGAATGTTTCATAACATTAACGTTCAATGTCGTGCTCTGTGCCGTAAGTGGGCTCGGCTCGGCTCGGCTGCTGTTTCCGTGCCGCATCTGCGTGGGTGTGGGGCCATGCTGCACTGACAGCAAGCAGAGGCTACTTATCCACAACAAATAATCAATACCTCTCTTCAGTATGTTGGCGTGAAGTGGTgcgtttcctttttaaaaattgcACTGAACCGTGTCTACAGGGCATCTGCACGTCGTACGAATGGGGTACAAAATGGGGTGTTGACATTGATTAGAGGATGTGGCATTATGTAAGGATTTATAGATGATAATAATTATCAGAGGTAATCCAGTAAAcaatgtactggataagcagctggaagatgtgatggatggaaggatgaatGATGAAGGATTAATAATTCAGGTATTTTATGAAAGTACTGTATGGTACAGGTCTAGGTTCTTTCACTACTAATGTGAGCAACGCTTGTTGTTATGTTTAAAACCAAACTAGGCCTGATTATCTAACTACcctttgattttttattttttcttgtaAAGCGTCCGGTGATGCATTCTAATTTTGGCCTTGCTAGCTGGAGGTGTGTGGTTTACATTTCGTTAAATGGGGTCACGTTAGCATTTTGGTTTTTGCTAAAGCAGCTGTTCTATGCCTCGGTTTCGCTCCAGTTTCACCGCCCAGCCTTCTGCgtgatattaaaaaaaaaaaggtctctCCAGGCACTGatcaaaaacattctgagcgAAAAATGTTACAATGAACACACTTTATCAAACGCCCAGAAGCTACGTCTGTACGCGGTGTCAGTTGTCAGCTGTGACTTCTAACAGAATCTGTTTTTCATTGGCTGTGCTTTAGTGATAATGTAGCAAGAGACATCAGTGATTTTTATAATGGGTAAATGAGCTGTATTGGCAGTAAGCTTGTTATCCTTGAAAGCTTTTCTGCTGCAAATTTTATTTGAGTAGCACTGGTTTGGACTATATAGGTTTAAGTGCGTAAGAAGAACCACTTTGTTGTTACtaacagaaaatgaatgaaaacttCCTGTAATAAAAAAACTGGACACAGGTGACAGTGACACAGCTGAGATGTGTCACTGAGGTTTACCTTCGATTTCATACAGATCTGGGCGACCTCAAGAGCTGGGAAAATCGATAAAATGTGACACGGTGGACGTCCCGCGTCATTTTGTGTGATCTGCAGTGTCATGCATTCCTTCAGCCTAGTGGCTGAGCTCAAAAACAAGGGGGGAGAGGAGGCGAGGGATGAGAAGACCATAGCAAGGAGCTGGTGGTCTATGAGCATCTCTGCAGCAGTTATGCGGGGCCCTGTCTAATAAAATCGAAATCTTTCTCAGGAAAAGCAAAAGACAAACCTCGGATAAATAAAAGGAAGCTGTTTAAAAGTAGGCCTGTGGATTTAGGGTTGGGTTAGAAAGTTCTTTGGTTGGTGGAATTCCATGAGCTTGGAGATTGAGGCTTTTTGGTGCCTGGGATGGTACCTCCAGTAGCGAGAGACAGACCATCTTCAATGACTGTCACCTCAGCCAACATGTAGACCCTAAAGTGTCAAAGATGTGTGGAGAAACGCCTAAATAGAGCGTGGATGTCTTCTCTGGAAACCGTAAGACAAAGTAAATGTACAGAAGTATAAAGCCTTGGAAAACTCCTGGAATGTGGCTCAAGGAATTCAGCCAGTGTGGAATTttcggcgcccccccccccccccccccccccccaggatcagACATTCTGTCACTTCAGCTGCAACAGAGCTCTGTGGGGTGGAAAACAAAAACAggcgtgcatttttttttttggtaattaaaaACAGCAGTGCCACGTTTAGGTCCGTCTGCTGCGCattaccatggatatttaagaaGCTGGAGGGGGGCAAGGTCGGTGGCTCAACCAAGATTCCTCACCAAGGGAGACACCGGTCTTCTTCGTCAGCAAGACAGCCAGGTTTTCCTGCATTATCCTGGGGAGGTTCGGGGTGTCAGTGCTCAGGAGGATGATGGAACCTCCATTCACTCACCTTTTCCGAAGGGCAagaaggccagggaatacatcaagtttttatttaaaaatttcttTCACGTTTGGGTTCCCAAAGAAAATGTACTCTTAAGCGTACTTATATGCGAGCGCTTTGTGTCAGCTGGCTTGTAAAAATGTCCCACATCAAATAAAACTTGATGGATTGTTAGAGGCTCAGTCCCCTCTACATTTCTCGCTCGTCTCTCAGGCTGCCGGATCTCTTTTGTTTGGCTGAGGCCGGAGACCCGGACGCTTCCGACATTAATAATGGGGCCTT
This window encodes:
- the plcl5 gene encoding inactive phospholipase C-like protein 2 — its product is MMAEVQTTESVTGPLSDSAAGPAADPAPVAAAKAALGSTDAGLPPSSARAFLEVAAAAVATAHPVFGAEVVYANGRYKELGSPRFARCREDSAERSQAAVYTPCGIMKDGSKQKQVRKKTVSFSSMPNDRKINSTAACISFMMEGCEMKKVRSNSRMYNRYFLLDSDMHWLRWEPSKKDSEKAKLEIKSIKEVRLGKKTPVLRSNGLSEQFPEECAFSIIYGENYESLDLVASTADVVSTWVMGLRYLVSYGRHTVGVIEPSQPSLRTSWIGSVFELADVAKEGQIDVFRATQIIKGLNPGMKASRIELKFKELQKAKDQYGEKINVEIFTEAYCELCTRPEIFFLLVQFSSNKEYLDCKDLMLFVEVEQGVEGVSEEMCRNIVQKYEPSTEGRERGYLSIDGFTHYLLSSECHIFDPQHKQVCQDMTQPLSHYYINSSHNASLLEDHFWGSSDIGNYIRALKMGCRSLEVVVWDGPDNEPLVYVGSSVASQLAFSKILDVINQFAFESSEYPLILCLVTHCSLLQQKVMAQHMKKILGDKLYMEPPKADEHYLPSPEKLKGKILLKGKRLPSNYPDSEGEVTDEEEGMEMCRRVGSDENYHINGVGIKRLKLCKDLSDLVSLCKSVQFRDFETSKRDQKYWEICSFNEVIANRFANEFPEDFVCYNKRFLSRVYPTPMRIDASNMNPQDFWKCGCQIVAMNYQTPGLMMDLNQGWFRQNGNCGYVLRPAIMREEVSYFSANARDSLPGVSAQLLHIKVISGQNLPKPRGSAAKGDVVEPYIYVEIHGIPADCAEQRTKTISKNGDNPIFDESFQFQINLPELAVLRFVVLDDEYIGDEFIGQYTIPFECLQPGYRHVPLQSLTGEFLPNTLLFVHIAITNRRGGGKGHKKGLSVRKSKKAREYTSTKSTGIKVVDELFRASTQPLREATDLRENVQNAMVSFKELCGLTPAANMKQCILTVSSWLLNSERVLQVSVDLSGPYPSMEAHGPIPELLRKVLNAYDMMIQTSRTLIESADVVYAKLMQAQRAGLDFHEDLHKIGAKEGLKGRKLQKAMESFAWNITVLKGQADLLKHAKGEALDTRRQIHNAAQTCGLSKNGATSPEVAHTHAGQDPVPEAEAGGDIGPT